One window of Medicago truncatula cultivar Jemalong A17 chromosome 2, MtrunA17r5.0-ANR, whole genome shotgun sequence genomic DNA carries:
- the LOC11418852 gene encoding S-linalool synthase isoform X3, which yields MELPLSCIERRVRKIKKNIFSSNFDLYNFVCPSTYDTAWLAMIPHSKYPSQPMFNNYLDWLLNNQKPQGYWGESDTIECLPPTIVSMVALIKWNTGKSMVDKGRSFIHANADKLLNEVKDDCPRWLAIVLPAMIELADEIMGLDVLFTKSSRDTMSYIANRRKSFLNKEEVVGDFDWYPPLMSYLEALPPSYVNEKDICKNLSADGSLFQSPSATAKAFMAYGTQECLDCLQSLAQRCPKAVPQAYPMDEDLIKLCIVNQLQKLGLGEYFMGEIEILLTKVYRNYSKEQNSRVQPLNMNALQLQKDSLAFELLRTHGFKVSPLRFCWFLNHDEIRAKVEKDYEHFSSAMLHVFRASNLMFSGEYELKEARTFSRKLLEQIVSTGKGCLLRQIEHELSFPWFARLNHLEHRMWIEEREVNALWKGKMSYNRVSYLYNDELLQLATLNFELKQLLYKNELKELKSWAENYEISNMGFGREKTSYCYFAIAAALTSLPYDSYVRMFLAKSAIIITVADDFFDSIGSLNELQILTDAVQSRWDTRGLSSHSKVIFDALDNLVSEASRNYLQQEGTSDDISRSLKDLRQNGAEMDTNHPLIVTSKQA from the exons ATGGAACTTCCCTTATCATGCATTGAGCGTAGGGTTcgaaagataaagaaaaatatattctcATCGAATTTTGATCTCTATAATTTTGTATGCCCTTCTACTTACGATACTGCATGGTTAGCAATGATACCTCATTCAAAATATCCTTCACAACCTATGTTCAATAATTATTTAGATTGGTTGCTCAACAATCAGAAACCTCAAGGGTATTGGGGAGAGAGTGACACAATTGAATGCCTTCCACCAACAATTGTTTCAATGGTTGCACTCATAAAGTGGAACACTGGCAAATCAATGGTAGATAAAG GACGTTCATTTATACATGCAAATGCTGATAAGCTGCTGAATGAAGTGAAAGACGATTGCCCTCGTTGGTTAGCTATTGTTCTTCCTGCTATGATTGAACTTGCTGATGAAATCATGGGTTTAGATGTGCTCTTCACAAAGTCATCAAGGGACACCATGTCCTACATTGCTAACCGTCGGAAAAGTTTTCTTAACAA GGAGGAAGTTGTTGGGGATTTTGATTGGTACCCTCCATTAATGTCATACCTTGAAGCTTTGCCTCCATCATATGTTAATGAAAAAGATATATGTAAGAATTTGAGTGCAGATGGTTCATTGTTCCAATCTCCCTCTGCCACTGCAAAAGCATTCATGGCTTATGGAACTCAAGAATGCCTCGACTGTTTACAATCCTTGGCACAAAGATGCCCAAAAGCAG TTCCACAGGCATATCCCATGGATGAGGATCTTATAAAGCTCTGCATTGTCAACCAACTACAGAAGTTGGGGTTGGGCGAGTACTTTATGGGAGAGATTGAAATACTTCTGACCAAAGTTTATAG GAATTATAGTAAGGAACAAAATTCACGGGTACAACCATTGAATATGAATGCTTTGCAGCTTCAGAAAGATAGTCTGGCATTTGAGCTCCTGCGGACACATGGCTTCAAAGTGTCACCAT TACGATTTTGTTGGTTTCTAAATCATGATGAAATTCGAGCTAAAGTTGAGAAAGATTATGAGCACTTCTCAAGTGCTATGCTTCATGTCTTCAGAGCCTCAAACCTAATGTTCAGTGGAGAATATGAACTCAAGGAAGCTAGAACTTTTTCTAGGAAACTACTTGAACAAATTGTTTCAACAGGCAAAGGATGCTTATTAAGACAG ATAGAGCATGAGTTGAGTTTTCCATGGTTTGCTCGTTTGAATCATTTAGAACACAGAATGTGGATAGAAGAAAGAGAAGTCAATGCTCTATGGAAAGGAAAAATGTCATATAATAG GGTATCATATCTCTATAACGATGAATTGCTACAACTTGCCACTCTAAACTTTGAGTTAAAGCAATTGCTATACAAAAATGAGCTGAAGGAACTGAAGAG CTGGGCTGAAAATTATGAGATTAGTAACATGGGATTTGGAAGAGAAAAAACCAGTTATTGTTATTTTGCTATTGCTGCTGCCTTAACATCCCTCCCTTATGACTCATACGTAAGAATGTTTCTGGCTAAAAGTGCAATTATAATCACAGTGGCGGATGATTTCTTTGATAGCATTGGGTCTCTCAATGAACTACAAATTCTCACAGATGCAGTTCAAAG TAGATGGGATACAAGAGGCCTAAGCAGCCACAGCAAAGTTATATTTGATGCACTTGATAATCTTGTGAGTGAAGCTTCTAGAAATTATCTCCAACAAGAAGGAACATCTGATGATATCTCACGTAGCTTAAAAGATCTA AGGCAAAATGGAGCAGAAATGGACACAAACCATCCCTTGATTGTTACCTCAAAACAGGCATGA
- the LOC11418852 gene encoding S-linalool synthase isoform X1, giving the protein MELPLSCIERRVRKIKKNIFSSNFDLYNFVCPSTYDTAWLAMIPHSKYPSQPMFNNYLDWLLNNQKPQGYWGESDTIECLPPTIVSMVALIKWNTGKSMVDKGRSFIHANADKLLNEVKDDCPRWLAIVLPAMIELADEIMGLDVLFTKSSRDTMSYIANRRKSFLNKEEVVGDFDWYPPLMSYLEALPPSYVNEKDICKNLSADGSLFQSPSATAKAFMAYGTQECLDCLQSLAQRCPKAVPQAYPMDEDLIKLCIVNQLQKLGLGEYFMGEIEILLTKVYRNYSKEQNSRVQPLNMNALQLQKDSLAFELLRTHGFKVSPLRFCWFLNHDEIRAKVEKDYEHFSSAMLHVFRASNLMFSGEYELKEARTFSRKLLEQIVSTGKGCLLRQIEHELSFPWFARLNHLEHRMWIEEREVNALWKGKMSYNRVSYLYNDELLQLATLNFELKQLLYKNELKELKSWAENYEISNMGFGREKTSYCYFAIAAALTSLPYDSYVRMFLAKSAIIITVADDFFDSIGSLNELQILTDAVQSRWDTRGLSSHSKVIFDALDNLVSEASRNYLQQEGTSDDISRSLKDLWYEVFLSWLIEAKWSRNGHKPSLDCYLKTGMTSACPHVLVLPSSCFLKPSLPTKTLKLTAYENITKLLMIICRLLNDVVSYQKEKEEGKLNSVLINMMENPEFNIEDSINFVREIVEKKKKELLELVLIDGLCDLPKPSKQLHLACLKVFEMFYNSKNRFDSNTDLVEDINKAIYLPLGRTTKCFSPQTFPKKKHTISIIHNNFPFKHNSKIGFTRMRFMTPKVGLGFI; this is encoded by the exons ATGGAACTTCCCTTATCATGCATTGAGCGTAGGGTTcgaaagataaagaaaaatatattctcATCGAATTTTGATCTCTATAATTTTGTATGCCCTTCTACTTACGATACTGCATGGTTAGCAATGATACCTCATTCAAAATATCCTTCACAACCTATGTTCAATAATTATTTAGATTGGTTGCTCAACAATCAGAAACCTCAAGGGTATTGGGGAGAGAGTGACACAATTGAATGCCTTCCACCAACAATTGTTTCAATGGTTGCACTCATAAAGTGGAACACTGGCAAATCAATGGTAGATAAAG GACGTTCATTTATACATGCAAATGCTGATAAGCTGCTGAATGAAGTGAAAGACGATTGCCCTCGTTGGTTAGCTATTGTTCTTCCTGCTATGATTGAACTTGCTGATGAAATCATGGGTTTAGATGTGCTCTTCACAAAGTCATCAAGGGACACCATGTCCTACATTGCTAACCGTCGGAAAAGTTTTCTTAACAA GGAGGAAGTTGTTGGGGATTTTGATTGGTACCCTCCATTAATGTCATACCTTGAAGCTTTGCCTCCATCATATGTTAATGAAAAAGATATATGTAAGAATTTGAGTGCAGATGGTTCATTGTTCCAATCTCCCTCTGCCACTGCAAAAGCATTCATGGCTTATGGAACTCAAGAATGCCTCGACTGTTTACAATCCTTGGCACAAAGATGCCCAAAAGCAG TTCCACAGGCATATCCCATGGATGAGGATCTTATAAAGCTCTGCATTGTCAACCAACTACAGAAGTTGGGGTTGGGCGAGTACTTTATGGGAGAGATTGAAATACTTCTGACCAAAGTTTATAG GAATTATAGTAAGGAACAAAATTCACGGGTACAACCATTGAATATGAATGCTTTGCAGCTTCAGAAAGATAGTCTGGCATTTGAGCTCCTGCGGACACATGGCTTCAAAGTGTCACCAT TACGATTTTGTTGGTTTCTAAATCATGATGAAATTCGAGCTAAAGTTGAGAAAGATTATGAGCACTTCTCAAGTGCTATGCTTCATGTCTTCAGAGCCTCAAACCTAATGTTCAGTGGAGAATATGAACTCAAGGAAGCTAGAACTTTTTCTAGGAAACTACTTGAACAAATTGTTTCAACAGGCAAAGGATGCTTATTAAGACAG ATAGAGCATGAGTTGAGTTTTCCATGGTTTGCTCGTTTGAATCATTTAGAACACAGAATGTGGATAGAAGAAAGAGAAGTCAATGCTCTATGGAAAGGAAAAATGTCATATAATAG GGTATCATATCTCTATAACGATGAATTGCTACAACTTGCCACTCTAAACTTTGAGTTAAAGCAATTGCTATACAAAAATGAGCTGAAGGAACTGAAGAG CTGGGCTGAAAATTATGAGATTAGTAACATGGGATTTGGAAGAGAAAAAACCAGTTATTGTTATTTTGCTATTGCTGCTGCCTTAACATCCCTCCCTTATGACTCATACGTAAGAATGTTTCTGGCTAAAAGTGCAATTATAATCACAGTGGCGGATGATTTCTTTGATAGCATTGGGTCTCTCAATGAACTACAAATTCTCACAGATGCAGTTCAAAG TAGATGGGATACAAGAGGCCTAAGCAGCCACAGCAAAGTTATATTTGATGCACTTGATAATCTTGTGAGTGAAGCTTCTAGAAATTATCTCCAACAAGAAGGAACATCTGATGATATCTCACGTAGCTTAAAAGATCTA TGGTATGAAGTTTTCCTTTCATGGCTCATAGAGGCAAAATGGAGCAGAAATGGACACAAACCATCCCTTGATTGTTACCTCAAAACAGGCATGACTTCAGCTTGCCCACATGTCTTGGTGCTTCCATCCTCATGTTTTCTGAAACCAAGCTTACCAACCAAGACGCTCAAGCTAACAGCATatgaaaacataacaaaacTACTAATGATCATTTGTCGtttattaaatgatgttgtGAGTTATCAG AAGGAAAAGGAAGAAGGGAAATTGAATTCTGTTTTGATAAACATGATGGAGAACCCTGAATTTAATATTGAAGATTCAATTAACTTTGTGAGAGAAATAgttgagaaaaagaagaaagagctCCTTGAACTTGTTCTAATTGATGGATTGTGTGATTTACCTAAACCTAGCAAACAACTTCATCTCGCATGCTTGAAAGTTTTTGAGATGTTTTACAACTCCAAAAATAGATTTGATTCTAATACAGATTTGGTTGAAGATATAAACAAAGCAATATATCTTCCTTTGGGTAGAACTACAAAGTGTTTTTCACCTCAAACATTCCCAAAGAAGAAACATACTATATCAATAATCCATAATAACTTCCCATTCAAACATAATAGTAAGATAGGTTTCACCAGAATGAGGTTCATGACACCTAAAGTTGGGCTTGGATTCATTTAA
- the LOC11434842 gene encoding TIR-only protein, whose product MGVRSFLDCKNMKLGDKLSPNIDKAIFDCKVGVVVFSPNYCDSYYCLHELALLMETKKRAVPILFDVELSQLMVKDDGTRSQEQLLRYNLALQEAKDTVALPFDSLNGDWSELLRKAADAVIMNLMEADHE is encoded by the exons ATGGGAGTGAGATCGTTTTTGGACTGTAAGAACATGAAACTAGGGGACAAACTCAGTCCTAATATCGACAAAGCCATTTTTGATTGTAAGGTTGGTGTTGTTGTCTTCTCTCCTAATTATTGCGACTCTTATTATTGTCTCCATGAACTCGCTCTTCTCATGGAGACAAAAAAAAGAGCCGTGCCAATCCTTTTCGACGTAGAATTGTCGCAACTTATGGTCAAGGACGACGGAACACGCTCTCAGGAACAACTTCTAAGGTACAATTTAGCACTCCAAGAAGCCAAAGATACCGTGGCGTTACCCTTTGATTCTTTAAATGG GGATTGGTCGGAACTGCTAAGGAAAGCTGCGGATGCAGTGATCATGAACTTGATGGAGGCAGACCATGAGTAA
- the LOC11418852 gene encoding S-linalool synthase isoform X2 produces MELPLSCIERRVRKIKKNIFSSNFDLYNFVCPSTYDTAWLAMIPHSKYPSQPMFNNYLDWLLNNQKPQGYWGESDTIECLPPTIVSMVALIKWNTGKSMVDKGRSFIHANADKLLNEVKDDCPRWLAIVLPAMIELADEIMGLDVLFTKSSRDTMSYIANRRKSFLNKEEVVGDFDWYPPLMSYLEALPPSYVNEKDICKNLSADGSLFQSPSATAKAFMAYGTQECLDCLQSLAQRCPKAVPQAYPMDEDLIKLCIVNQLQKLGLGEYFMGEIEILLTKVYRNYSKEQNSRVQPLNMNALQLQKDSLAFELLRTHGFKVSPLRFCWFLNHDEIRAKVEKDYEHFSSAMLHVFRASNLMFSGEYELKEARTFSRKLLEQIVSTGKGCLLRQIEHELSFPWFARLNHLEHRMWIEEREVNALWKGKMSYNRVSYLYNDELLQLATLNFELKQLLYKNELKELKSWAENYEISNMGFGREKTSYCYFAIAAALTSLPYDSYVRMFLAKSAIIITVADDFFDSIGSLNELQILTDAVQRWDTRGLSSHSKVIFDALDNLVSEASRNYLQQEGTSDDISRSLKDLWYEVFLSWLIEAKWSRNGHKPSLDCYLKTGMTSACPHVLVLPSSCFLKPSLPTKTLKLTAYENITKLLMIICRLLNDVVSYQKEKEEGKLNSVLINMMENPEFNIEDSINFVREIVEKKKKELLELVLIDGLCDLPKPSKQLHLACLKVFEMFYNSKNRFDSNTDLVEDINKAIYLPLGRTTKCFSPQTFPKKKHTISIIHNNFPFKHNSKIGFTRMRFMTPKVGLGFI; encoded by the exons ATGGAACTTCCCTTATCATGCATTGAGCGTAGGGTTcgaaagataaagaaaaatatattctcATCGAATTTTGATCTCTATAATTTTGTATGCCCTTCTACTTACGATACTGCATGGTTAGCAATGATACCTCATTCAAAATATCCTTCACAACCTATGTTCAATAATTATTTAGATTGGTTGCTCAACAATCAGAAACCTCAAGGGTATTGGGGAGAGAGTGACACAATTGAATGCCTTCCACCAACAATTGTTTCAATGGTTGCACTCATAAAGTGGAACACTGGCAAATCAATGGTAGATAAAG GACGTTCATTTATACATGCAAATGCTGATAAGCTGCTGAATGAAGTGAAAGACGATTGCCCTCGTTGGTTAGCTATTGTTCTTCCTGCTATGATTGAACTTGCTGATGAAATCATGGGTTTAGATGTGCTCTTCACAAAGTCATCAAGGGACACCATGTCCTACATTGCTAACCGTCGGAAAAGTTTTCTTAACAA GGAGGAAGTTGTTGGGGATTTTGATTGGTACCCTCCATTAATGTCATACCTTGAAGCTTTGCCTCCATCATATGTTAATGAAAAAGATATATGTAAGAATTTGAGTGCAGATGGTTCATTGTTCCAATCTCCCTCTGCCACTGCAAAAGCATTCATGGCTTATGGAACTCAAGAATGCCTCGACTGTTTACAATCCTTGGCACAAAGATGCCCAAAAGCAG TTCCACAGGCATATCCCATGGATGAGGATCTTATAAAGCTCTGCATTGTCAACCAACTACAGAAGTTGGGGTTGGGCGAGTACTTTATGGGAGAGATTGAAATACTTCTGACCAAAGTTTATAG GAATTATAGTAAGGAACAAAATTCACGGGTACAACCATTGAATATGAATGCTTTGCAGCTTCAGAAAGATAGTCTGGCATTTGAGCTCCTGCGGACACATGGCTTCAAAGTGTCACCAT TACGATTTTGTTGGTTTCTAAATCATGATGAAATTCGAGCTAAAGTTGAGAAAGATTATGAGCACTTCTCAAGTGCTATGCTTCATGTCTTCAGAGCCTCAAACCTAATGTTCAGTGGAGAATATGAACTCAAGGAAGCTAGAACTTTTTCTAGGAAACTACTTGAACAAATTGTTTCAACAGGCAAAGGATGCTTATTAAGACAG ATAGAGCATGAGTTGAGTTTTCCATGGTTTGCTCGTTTGAATCATTTAGAACACAGAATGTGGATAGAAGAAAGAGAAGTCAATGCTCTATGGAAAGGAAAAATGTCATATAATAG GGTATCATATCTCTATAACGATGAATTGCTACAACTTGCCACTCTAAACTTTGAGTTAAAGCAATTGCTATACAAAAATGAGCTGAAGGAACTGAAGAG CTGGGCTGAAAATTATGAGATTAGTAACATGGGATTTGGAAGAGAAAAAACCAGTTATTGTTATTTTGCTATTGCTGCTGCCTTAACATCCCTCCCTTATGACTCATACGTAAGAATGTTTCTGGCTAAAAGTGCAATTATAATCACAGTGGCGGATGATTTCTTTGATAGCATTGGGTCTCTCAATGAACTACAAATTCTCACAGATGCAGTTCAAAG ATGGGATACAAGAGGCCTAAGCAGCCACAGCAAAGTTATATTTGATGCACTTGATAATCTTGTGAGTGAAGCTTCTAGAAATTATCTCCAACAAGAAGGAACATCTGATGATATCTCACGTAGCTTAAAAGATCTA TGGTATGAAGTTTTCCTTTCATGGCTCATAGAGGCAAAATGGAGCAGAAATGGACACAAACCATCCCTTGATTGTTACCTCAAAACAGGCATGACTTCAGCTTGCCCACATGTCTTGGTGCTTCCATCCTCATGTTTTCTGAAACCAAGCTTACCAACCAAGACGCTCAAGCTAACAGCATatgaaaacataacaaaacTACTAATGATCATTTGTCGtttattaaatgatgttgtGAGTTATCAG AAGGAAAAGGAAGAAGGGAAATTGAATTCTGTTTTGATAAACATGATGGAGAACCCTGAATTTAATATTGAAGATTCAATTAACTTTGTGAGAGAAATAgttgagaaaaagaagaaagagctCCTTGAACTTGTTCTAATTGATGGATTGTGTGATTTACCTAAACCTAGCAAACAACTTCATCTCGCATGCTTGAAAGTTTTTGAGATGTTTTACAACTCCAAAAATAGATTTGATTCTAATACAGATTTGGTTGAAGATATAAACAAAGCAATATATCTTCCTTTGGGTAGAACTACAAAGTGTTTTTCACCTCAAACATTCCCAAAGAAGAAACATACTATATCAATAATCCATAATAACTTCCCATTCAAACATAATAGTAAGATAGGTTTCACCAGAATGAGGTTCATGACACCTAAAGTTGGGCTTGGATTCATTTAA
- the LOC11434354 gene encoding TIR-only protein produces the protein MPLMQTHFHQNYTKSIYCYIYRKIQNTNIIKKLTKLIEEAMQRFYRKIVQPTCQVFINHRGIDTKKNVAGLLYKDLTNMGVRSFLDSMNMKPGDKLFHHIDKAIIGCKVGVTVFSPRYCDSYYCLHELALLMETKKRVVPIFFDVKPSQLMVKDDGTCSPKQLRRFSLALEEAKNTVGLTFDPVNGDWSELLKDATDAVIMNLVEIQNNNKW, from the exons ATGCCACTTATGCAAACGCATTTTCACCAAAATTACACAAAATCAATCTATTGCTATATATACCGCAAAATACAAAACACAAACATAATTAAGAAACTAACAAAGCTTATAGAAGAAGCCATGCAACGTTTCTACCGCAAAATTGTTCAACCAACATGTCAAGTTTTCATAAACCACCGTGGGATAGACACAAAGAAGAACGTTGCAGGGTTATTATACAAAGATTTAACAAACATGGGAGTGAGATCGTTTTTGGACAGTATGAACATGAAACCAGGAGACAAACTATTTCATCATATCGATAAAGCAATTATTGGTTGTAAGGTTGGTGTTACCGTGTTCTCTCCTCGTTATTGTGACTCTTATTATTGTCTCCACGAACTCGCTCTTCTGATGGAGACAAAAAAAAGAGTCGTTCCTATCTTCTTCGACGTAAAACCGTCGCAGCTTATGGTCAAGGACGACGGAACTTGCTCTCCGAAACAGCTTCGAAGGTTTAGTTTAGCACTagaagaagcaaagaatacGGTGGGACTAACCTTTGATCCTGTCAATGG GGATTGGTCTGAACTACTAAAGGATGCTACTGATGCAGTAATCATGAATTTGGTGGAGATACAGAATAATAATAAATGGTGA